The following proteins come from a genomic window of Candidatus Thiodiazotropha sp. CDECU1:
- the lapB gene encoding lipopolysaccharide assembly protein LapB — protein sequence MVELLLLLLPVAAASGWYTARRGMASKTQKQPPQIAPVYFKGLNYLLNEQPDKAIDLFIELLDVDSDTVETHLALGNLFRRRGEVDRAIRIHQNLIARPSLNREQRAQALLELGQDYMRAGLFDRAENLFLELTELKLYNEQAYIYLLEIYQQEKEWQRCLDVAEKISESHYPSRPNAVAHFYCELAEQMLSQQNVSAAEGYLKRAQQVQRSNVRALLLQAEIEYTRGDCRSVVKLLQQVEDNDPIYLSEVLPRLVECYKKLGRQPELFEYLQQLYQRHHCTEAMMILSEMIVEKEGEGAAVDALLRHLEETPDLKGLERLVRLNLQRSEESPKEALEVLLISVMKLLEKQPAYQCDHCGFTAKKLHWHCPSCKTWGEIKPQQGLTRSFKANALT from the coding sequence GTGGTTGAGTTATTGCTTTTATTGCTACCTGTAGCTGCTGCCTCCGGTTGGTATACGGCGCGGCGCGGTATGGCCAGTAAAACGCAGAAGCAGCCACCACAGATAGCCCCGGTCTATTTCAAGGGTCTTAACTATCTGCTAAATGAACAGCCTGACAAGGCAATCGATCTGTTCATCGAATTATTGGACGTGGATAGCGATACGGTCGAAACCCACCTTGCCCTGGGTAACCTGTTCCGGCGGCGGGGTGAAGTGGATCGGGCCATCCGTATCCATCAGAACCTGATAGCCAGGCCCAGCTTGAATCGTGAACAGAGAGCGCAGGCCTTGCTTGAACTGGGTCAGGACTATATGCGCGCCGGTCTGTTTGATCGTGCCGAAAACCTGTTCCTCGAATTGACCGAACTGAAACTCTATAACGAGCAGGCCTATATCTACCTGTTGGAGATTTACCAGCAGGAGAAAGAGTGGCAGCGCTGCCTGGATGTGGCTGAGAAGATATCGGAATCCCACTACCCCTCACGACCTAATGCGGTTGCCCATTTCTATTGTGAACTGGCTGAGCAGATGTTGAGCCAGCAGAATGTATCGGCTGCGGAGGGTTATCTCAAACGTGCCCAGCAGGTACAGCGAAGCAATGTGCGGGCGTTGCTATTACAGGCCGAGATCGAATATACCCGGGGAGACTGCCGATCGGTGGTCAAATTGTTACAGCAGGTTGAGGACAACGATCCCATCTATCTTTCCGAGGTGCTGCCCAGGCTGGTTGAATGCTATAAAAAACTTGGCAGACAGCCTGAGCTGTTCGAATATCTGCAACAGCTCTATCAACGTCACCATTGCACGGAAGCGATGATGATACTCTCCGAGATGATTGTCGAAAAAGAGGGTGAGGGGGCGGCTGTGGATGCCTTGCTCAGACATCTGGAAGAGACACCTGACTTAAAAGGCCTGGAGCGCCTGGTCAGATTGAATCTGCAGAGAAGTGAGGAGAGTCCCAAGGAGGCCCTGGAGGTGCTGCTGATATCGGTGATGAAGCTACTTGAAAAACAGCCCGCCTATCAGTGTGATCACTGTGGTTTTACAGCGAAAAAACTACATTGGCACTGCCCCAGTTGCAAGACATGGGGTGAGATCAAGCCGCAGCAGGGATTGACGCGCAGCTTTAAGGCAAATGCGCTGACGTGA
- a CDS encoding LapA family protein, protein MRFIKLFIVILIMLLGAVFTVLNADPVEVNYYFGRREIPLSLILTIALGFGVVLGVLAGMGKVLGLKREIHKLKRRSQLVSEEVNNLRALPLKEQ, encoded by the coding sequence ATGCGATTCATAAAACTCTTTATTGTCATCCTGATCATGCTGCTGGGTGCAGTCTTCACTGTCCTCAATGCCGATCCTGTTGAGGTCAACTACTATTTTGGCCGCCGGGAGATTCCTTTATCGTTGATACTGACCATCGCCTTGGGGTTTGGTGTGGTATTGGGTGTCTTGGCCGGAATGGGCAAGGTATTGGGACTCAAGCGGGAAATCCACAAGCTTAAACGGCGCAGTCAACTGGTGAGTGAAGAGGTCAATAATCTTCGTGCCCTACCTTTGAAGGAGCAGTGA